Below is a genomic region from Medicago truncatula cultivar Jemalong A17 chromosome 3, MtrunA17r5.0-ANR, whole genome shotgun sequence.
AGAAAACAAGTGTTATTTGATAGATTCTTCGATATAAATACATGTCAACTAACTTCAATATATTTACGTTactcttcaacaaaaaaaaccttTAATCCTTGAATTGATGTTCCAATGAACCAAATTCttatataaaagtaaataatgACAAATGATAATTTAGAAAACACTTGCTattatatttagaaaaataaattatgttcactaaattttttaattagtgtagaattgattctttTGGTTAAAATAGTACTTCATCTATCCCACAAATAATCaacttattttcaaataaaatttatcccAAAATGATTAGAGTACTTTTGTAAAACGTactattcaatttttttcttatatctCCCCAAGAAAATTTGAAGGCTAATTTGTTCAGGTAAATGAAATACATTTAAAGAATTGACATCTTCCAACATAAATTTTTTCACATGCACCGCCTATGAATCGAGTATTTGATCAAATGATCAAGGAACCCAACTGTATCGGACGAATGGAATATTAGTCCAAGAGAAGTAAGCATTAAGCAATCAAGTAAATTGATTACTCTCATTTTTTATCATAGGTTTCCTCCAGTAAATTGACACTTTATTTTGATAACTCTTCTAGCCATTATTCGGATATTGATTTGTCCTGTTGTGAGTATGTATCTCTTTCCGCGAGAACGAATCGTCGTtgataaattttgcttatacaAAAAAAGGTAAACCGTTTATGAACATAATACAAGCGCGtctatatttcattttggtttttgacCAGTGCCACAAAGAATAATGTGTATCCTTTCAAACAAGGATCTAGACCAAACACACGTTAACATTGCTCATGGCCCATGTTAATTGCCGCATTTCTCTGCCTCAATATTCTTgtgaaacaaaacaaagtgCGACATTTTCTGGCGTATGATAAAGTTTTGACCCAAATAGTAGAAGTATCTTTAATCTTCACACGAAATCTTACAAGAAAGCAAGTTGCATTTGTGCTCACAAGGAAAATGGGAGAATTTTTACTTTGCACCACAAGTCACATGAGGAACAAAAACAATATGCTAGCTACCTATACTTTTCCATGATACAATCTCCAacgtccctataaaaaaattgcttaGACCCTCTGTACCATTtccctttcaattcaaattcaaaaagaaaaatgtttcaattcaaatttaaaaagaaaaggacacaaactaatttcaatttcaataagtATAACAATAAAATCTCCTTTTAATCGTCATAGCTATCTGTGTCTTGTATTTGAACGAATTGTGACACCATGCAAATACTTTGTATATCCGACCAAGCTGAGTTTTCCATCAGATTTTCTGATCCAATCACCCATTAGAGAGTAAGCAGAAGGACCCAAATTCATCTCCTGAAAAAACACAATATCTCGACGTGTTAAGTAGGTTATTTTATGGCGTTTTAGATAAAATTAACACAAATCGAATGTGCAAACCTGTGCCAACTCTTCGACTGAAATGACACGGTTCCCTGCCTCGTCAAAATAATCATAAGCTGTGGTGGCAATTCTTTCCCATTCTGGATGAACTTCCAGCTGGTATACACTGATTGCAGCAGCGCAAAACTCTTCGAAGTCCAATCTTTTATAGGAGAGTGGATCCATCTTATTTCAAGAAACACACATTTCAGATATTTCATATTAGATTTGCattcaagaagaaaagaaaaatgcttTTAAGGAAAACAACAAAATGTATAATAGTTCACGTAATGATAAAATCCAAATATGATCATATACTGATACCATCtgaacatttttaaaatataaacaaattatagTTACTTCCAACCACCTGTTTTCACTAAATACCTCTGTCAAGAAAATGAGCAAGACTTAAAGGTTACAACATTTAATTCATCACAGTGGCCCCTTATATCATCCAACTTCATTTAAGTTTATCATATGAATCAATCAAGACATGGTACATGATAGGTTTGGAGCAAATGGATGAAGTTTGAAgaaatataaatacatatatgatatatatcaCAAAACAAATACGACTTACCAAATTTAGAATGTCAGGGACCCTTGCCTCCTTCATGGCGTCAGTTGCATTTTTCATGAGAGCCtgaatttattataatttcaGTTTAGAGATTATGGTTGTTTGTTTAAGAACACGTCTTAATGTCATAGAAGGAATACATTCGCAAAAAAATCGTGCACTTACAACTCTGAAATTCTCAAGTGAAATGCAACCATCTTTAGGTTCCAAGAGGCTAAATTGTGCTCTGAGGTAGGTAACCTCGTCCACCGGCAATGCTTTTGAGAGAGCCTGCATAGATACagagaaaattgaaaacataaaacatcACTCTTCTTTCATTGTCCACAGACCTCACAAAGGGAAAAGGAGGGGAGGATAAAAATGCATTTGTAATAATGGTAGCATAACAGGTGACTACCTTCAGTGCCGCACGTTTCAATGGCGAGGCGCGCACATATGACTTGACTAACttgtaaatcaaaatatctaaAGGAACGACATTTTTTTCATCTCTCAACCATGGGTGAGCTGCAAATATGGAGGCAATTTAATATTACAAATCACGGAATAAGATTTAGGAGTGTTTGTGTGTGAGAGAATTCAATACAAACAATTAACCATTAAGTTAGGCATGGTCTGAGCAAaatattcaaatgaaacatacaTAAAGCTTGAGCAGCAGTCATCCTTTTCCTGTGGTCCTTGTTCAAAAGTCTCTTCACGAAGTCTTTAGCTTCCGGTGAAATTGATGGCCAAGGTGAATCATCAAAGTTAGGATTTGCTCGTAACACAGACCGGAAAATTCCTGATTCTGTCCGTGCCCAAAACGGTCTACTTCCACATAACAATATGTACGATATAACTCCAACACTCCACAAGTCTGCTTCAACGCTGTAAGATCTATGGAGCACTTCAGGTGCAACATAGTAGGCACTACCAACAATATCATTGAGGCGCTGCTCTGCATGTTTATAAGAAGTCAGTGCTATCAGTGCAAAAATCAATAGGAGAACAGAAATGTTCATAAAGCAGAATGAATGATATATAGGAGTACTTATTTTGAACAGTGGAGGGAGTCCTAAACCTAGAACTAATGCATTCCTGAGATTCATCTAAGCCTATAAATTAGTGAAAATCGTTTGACAAGCAAATCGATGTAGGCCTGTAGGGCTTTGTAGGGTGGGATTGAGAAGAAAATATAGAGAAAtcttacatttatttttatggtgtgtttttttagagattgataaattaatgtttataattACTAATTTTAAGAGTATTATAGCAACATAGATTGGATTCGAAGAATTTATATAAACCCTCCAAACTCCTCCAATAAAATTTTTTAGTTACTTTCTTTTGGGAGGATTTTGtagtataaagaaaaataaaccccTCAAAGTCCTCCTCCAAAAGTTTCAATTTCTTCCActtcttctttcctttttttcaaagCCCTCCCTTCCAAACTCACCCTTAGATTTATCTGTCCATCACAAAACTAATGACTGATGAATTGTAATATGGTAAAATATCACAGTTCCTAAAATGTACTGTGTAGGTATCCCACAAAATAAGGAACTGTCAGACCATATTGCACAAAACATGTGCTATTTTATTCCTCGGTTATTCTACGAAAAATTGAATGTGAGAACTGAGAATTCTACCATGCAAGTGCATAATATACTAGAGCTGAAACTAGGAAGAAACTTAAATACATGAAAGTTAGGTTGTTTCGATCACATTACCTGGTCTAACAAAATCAGATAGACCAAAATCAATAACTTTCAGAACAGCATCCTCATCTTTTgagacaaaaagaaaattctgcAAAATAGGCAAAACATTTAGGGTTACAAGTTTATAGATTAGAGAAGTaattatacaaacaaaataattccTTGTTCACTGAAAGGCGTGGCCAAGTAATGTAAGTAGTTCAAACTTCACAATGCCGTACCTCTGGTTTTAGATCGCGATGAACAACTCCCTGGAGATGACAAAAGGCAACTACATTCAGAATTTGTAGAAGAATAACTTTGGCGTCTTCCTCTGTGTATCTTCCACCtcttcattaaataattaacatCAAAAGAATCCAATTACCATCATGTTATTTAAAAACCGAACTTCTGCAAGAAAAGTAAACAAAGTAACAGAtagcataaataaaaaaacaatctttCAGTTTTACCTATCTAGAATTCTGTCCAGTAATTCTCCACCCTCGCACAACCTGACAAGAAGAATATCTCATTAATTCGACATAAATTACTGATTTAACAGTTGTATGTACTACCCAGCTGCAAAATCGGTTCATGTTGTGAACAATATTGAAAACATGTACTTATGATGAAGTCCTTTACACCCAATAACTTCATGAGAACACAAATCAACCGGTTGATAATGAATAAAATCCTATCAAGACTGAAAGCAATTTTCAGATATAGTTGTTTCTATACATACTCCATCACAATGTAGACGTTATTCACATCCTCAAATGCAtcataaaacttgaccaaattCCTATGTCCAGATAAGGCCTTCAACATTTTCACCTCTCTCCTCACATCTTCAATTGCTATTGCTGAAGTCATCTGCCATATGAAAATCAGTTAATCGCAATAAACATCACAAAGCAAAAATTACAGTGTGAGATcggaaagcaaaaaaaattaaatcatatatcaATTCATGTTGATatatgtcataaaaaaaataaagcaacaAACAACCACAACATAACAATAAGTAATTCCCCCACcctaaattaaaatttactcTCAGACACCAATTTGATTGTTTAGAGAATAATGAAAAGTTGCAGGAGTATAGAGTAAGCTTTAGTTCAAGCTCGTCCTAGAAACGTCACCCATCAGAGCCCAAGTAGCTAAAGTAAAAGTTCTAAATTGTCTGATTCAATGTACAATTCTTGTAATGTTCATCAATAAGAAAGGTGTTGTTTGTTCCCTTTCTCCGTGATCTCAATTTTCCTCTCATTCTTTTCTTATTAAGCATATATGCTACACTCCAATTCAGTTCATAATGGAGTTGAAAAACAATTGTAAATCCGAGGTTGGTTATATGCGGTTTTTACTAAACACCAATATGTTTACCAATGATCTAACCAGAAGCCTAAAACAGCTTTTGTCAAACAAACGATTTCACTGCACAAACAAAACGGTTTCGCCCATCCATGTGTTTTGGCAACAAAGGGATAATGAGCGCCACTACACAAACAAAGGAGCCTGTACCGGTTGAACCACTACTAATTGGGCACAAATAGAACCAAAAATGCAATGATTTGCCCTTAGCTATAGAGGTTGCAACttcacatttttcttaattgtcTCATGCCATATAACAATTTTTGCCACCCAGTGCTACAAAGCTCCCACCACAGCATGATCTAGGGAAGGGTTGGACCCTTTGGAGGTGTACTGTAAGCAACCTAACCTTGCATTTGTAAAGTATATATGCAGAAACCCAATTTTAAGAGCCATGATTTTCTACTTCTAGTCTCATACTAACAACTCCGACTATTTTGCTACCCTAATCTCAACAATTTATTGCGATGCTCCCAAGAAATCAACCAGAGATAAAGAACCGGTTCAGCCAAATGTAGGTGTTATCTGGCATGATTAATCCTGCAATGTTTGGCTTTCcatacttttaaattttattggaAAAACAGGTTTTCAAGCATTTTCCTTTCTCGTACTAGCATCTACGTAGATCATGGCAGATAATGGAGTGTGGCGGCTAACTCCCAAAACACTATAGTGGTATGGCGGGTAGCAGTATGGCCGTTACGTTGAAGTTTAATGAAACAGTACAAGAAATATATACCATACACATACAAACgctaaaaaatagagaaagttAACGCAAAATTAAAGACATATTCATAGttaataatcaaaatttattgTTACCAACATTCAAACCAATTTGAATCGATTAA
It encodes:
- the LOC11430810 gene encoding CDPK-related kinase 4 yields the protein MGHCCSKSIAVDNETVATDHHHKPPPHHTPSPLSVSQPVSGVSDATPGRQTPATSFSTSPFNSPLPAGVMPSPATKTPGRKFRWPLPPPSPAKPIMDLYRKMKPKDGPIPEEHGEGGGGGERTLDKSFGYGKNFGAKFELGKEVGRGHFGHTCWAKGKKGELKGISVAVKIITKAKMTSAIAIEDVRREVKMLKALSGHRNLVKFYDAFEDVNNVYIVMELCEGGELLDRILDRGGRYTEEDAKVILLQILNVVAFCHLQGVVHRDLKPENFLFVSKDEDAVLKVIDFGLSDFVRPEQRLNDIVGSAYYVAPEVLHRSYSVEADLWSVGVISYILLCGSRPFWARTESGIFRSVLRANPNFDDSPWPSISPEAKDFVKRLLNKDHRKRMTAAQALSHPWLRDEKNVVPLDILIYKLVKSYVRASPLKRAALKALSKALPVDEVTYLRAQFSLLEPKDGCISLENFRVALMKNATDAMKEARVPDILNLMDPLSYKRLDFEEFCAAAISVYQLEVHPEWERIATTAYDYFDEAGNRVISVEELAQEMNLGPSAYSLMGDWIRKSDGKLSLVGYTKYLHGVTIRSNTRHR